From a region of the Rhipicephalus microplus isolate Deutch F79 chromosome X, USDA_Rmic, whole genome shotgun sequence genome:
- the LOC119176471 gene encoding protein BRICK1 — protein sequence MSVLEREAIQKQIQQDWANREYIEIISGSIKKIVDFLTSFDMSCRARLATLNEKLTSLERRIEYLEARVTKGDTTFN from the exons ATGTCTGTTTTAGAAAGAGAAGCCATACAAAAGCAAATCCAGCAAGACTGGGCGAACAGGGAATACATTGAAATCATTAGCGGGAGCATAAAGAAGATCGTCGATTTTCTTACATCGTTTG ATATGTCATGTAGGGCAAGGCTTGCTACCTTAAACGAAAAGCTAACGTCACTGGAAAGAAGAATTGAATACCTGGAGGCCAGA GTAACAAAAGGTGACACAACATTCAATTGA